A genomic segment from Saimiri boliviensis isolate mSaiBol1 chromosome 14, mSaiBol1.pri, whole genome shotgun sequence encodes:
- the LOC101037063 gene encoding uncharacterized protein LOC101037063 yields the protein MGEQNPSTLLHRQMSLFCRSLQYTCLPWKVGFQGNDSRRLAGLWRGWPGPPRSSPQQMPARPSLSRRPSRLEARGCGSALRPWDLAARTPLACFCGRSRALGKLLGPKRREGKKGGEKRRRGPGGQQPQPAGE from the exons ATGGGCGAGCAAAATCCTTCAACCCTTCTACACAGACAGATGTCGCTTTTCTGCCGGTCCCTGCAGTACACCTGTCTGCCCTGGAAA GTAGGATTCCAAGGAAATGACTCACGGCGGCTGGCAGGGCTCTGGCGGGGCTGGCCCGGGCCCCCGCGCTCCAGCCCGCAGCAGATGCCGGCCCGGCCCTCCCTCTCTCGCCGGCCAAGCAGGCTGGAAGCCCGTGGCTGCGGAAGCGCCCTGCGCCCGTGGGACCTGGCGGCGAGGACGCCTCTTGCCTGCTTCTGCGGCCGCAGCCGGGCACTCGGAAAGTTGCTAGGGCCGAAGAGGCGGGAGGGGAAGAAGGGCGGAGAGAAGCGGAGGCGTGGACCAGGCGGGCAGCAGCCTCAGCCCGCCGGGGAG TGA
- the SERTAD4 gene encoding SERTA domain-containing protein 4: MTLVLSMNRFCEPIVSEGAAEIAGYQTLWEADSYGGPSPPGPAQAPLQGDRGAGPPLAGSHYRGISNPITTSKITYFKRKYVEEEDFHPPLSSCSHKTISVFEERAHILYMSLEKLKFIDDPEVYLRRSVLINNLMKRIHGEIIMQNNWCFPACSFNGTSAQEWFMAQDCPYRKRPRMAKEECEKFHACCFYQECGGHYLNLPLSVNANVGSASTAASSPCTSSSSSSSSSSPSLPLPSCSHQVDFDVGSASVYKSDGQIPANEIFVTNVRSLGVQEKAKLNDEKANNDTNRDGGPLSHEPVGNDLAFECKGQFYDYFETGYNERNNVNESWKKSLRKKEASPPSNKLCCSKGSKI, from the exons ATGACTCTGGTTCTGTCCATGAATAGATTCTGCGAGCCCATTGTCTCGGAAGGAGCTGCTGAAATTGCTGGGTACCAAACGCTATGGGAGGCTGACAGCTACGGAGGCCCAAGCCCCCCAGGGCCAGCACAGGCTCCTTTGCAGGGAGACCGGGGAGCTGGTCCCCCGCTGGCAG GATCACATTACAGGGGAATTTCAAATCCTATAACAACATCCAAGATCACATACTTTAAGAGGAAGTATGTGGAAGAAGAGGATTTTCACCCACCACTCAGCAGCTGTAGCCATAAA ACCATCTCAGTTTTTGAGGAACGAGCCCACATCCTTTATATGTCCTTAGAAAAGCTAAAGTTTATCGATGATCCTGAAGTGTATCTCCGAAGATCTGTCCTTATAAACAATTTGATGAAAAGGATCCATGGAGAGATTATCATGCAGAATAACTGGTGCTTCCCTGCCTGCTCTTTCAATGGCACCTCTGCCCAAGAGTGGTTTATGGCTCAAGACTGCCCTTACCGAAAACGACCACGGATGGCCAAAGAGGAATGTGAAAAGTTTCATGCCTGCTGCTTTTACCAAGAATGTGGTGGCCACTACCTAAATTTACCCCTTTCTGTCAATGCTAATGTTGGAAGTGCCTCCACTGCTGCCTCCTCTCCCtgcacctcttcctcctcctcctcctcctcttcctctccctctttgcCTTTACCAAGTTGCTCCCACCAGGTGGATTTTGATGTAGGCAGTGCATCTGTTTACAAGAGTGATGGCCAGATACCTGCCAACGAAATCTTTGTCACTAATGTCAGATCACTTGGCGTTCAGGAAAAGGCCAAATTAAATGATGAGAAAGCAAATAATGACACCAACAGAGATGGTGGCCCCCTCAGCCATGAACCTGTGGGAAATGACCTTGCTTTTGAGTGCAAGGGCCAATTTTACGATTATTTTGAGACCGGATATAATGAAAGAAACAATGTAAATGAATCTTGGAAGAAGTCCTTAAGGAAAAAGGAGGCTTCACCACCAAGTAACAAACTGTGCTGCAGCAAAGGAAGTAAAATATGA